The genome window GGGATGGTTTCAGGCTGGGGGACACTTCGCGTTATTTTTGGGTACGGGTGCTTTGACATATCTGTTCTGGTCACAACAGTACTGGCTCGGATTTGCAGTGGCGCTTTTCGCCCACGGGACAGTCGGGAGTTTTTTTTCGGGCGTGGCTCCGCATGAGCTTGGTCACGGTACTGTGTTTCGCACAAAGTGGCTAAATAAGTTTTTCAAGTATTTTTTTAGTCTCTTGAGCTGGTGGGACCCGTTCGACTATGCCACCAGCCATACCTATCACCACCGCTATACGCTGCATCCGGAGGGGGACCGAGAGGTATTGCTGCCGCTCAAACCATCGGTTGATCCGACCTTTTTGTTACAGATGTTTACGGTGAATATTTTTACGCAACCGGGACGCACCTTTGGCAAGGGTGGGGTGATTTCGACGATTTTTGTGACGATTAAGTCGGCGCTTGGCATTATCGGTTCCACGGAGAGTCCAAGTCGCGAATGGTTGCAGGCTTTGCACGCGGACCAGCCGGATGAGAAACGCAAGTCGGTGTGGTGGTCGCGTCTGCTGCTTCTCTTTCACGGATCGGTGGTGGCGGTTTCTATCGCCACGGGTTTATGGATGCTGCCGCTTCTCGTCACCTTTTTTCCGTTTATCGGGAATTGGGGGGTCTATTTTGTCGGTCTGCCACAGCACTGCGGTCTGCGCGATAATGACCCCGATTTTCGCAAA of Gemmatimonadota bacterium contains these proteins:
- a CDS encoding fatty acid desaturase, with translation MDANYQPLADVRKDLRVEWYRCPIDHAKLRALSKRSDLQGWFQAGGHFALFLGTGALTYLFWSQQYWLGFAVALFAHGTVGSFFSGVAPHELGHGTVFRTKWLNKFFKYFFSLLSWWDPFDYATSHTYHHRYTLHPEGDREVLLPLKPSVDPTFLLQMFTVNIFTQPGRTFGKGGVISTIFVTIKSALGIIGSTESPSREWLQALHADQPDEKRKSVWWSRLLLLFHGSVVAVSIATGLWMLPLLVTFFPFIGNWGVYFVGLPQHCGLRDNDPDFRKCVRSMTLNPLAEFLYWRMNWHLEHHMYAGVPCYNLKKLYREVAGDMPEPRTLLGAWREMYETWQKQEINPGYQFDTPLPESVKRVQEGMEDGLESSIGELAPRGLR